One window of Penaeus chinensis breed Huanghai No. 1 chromosome 3, ASM1920278v2, whole genome shotgun sequence genomic DNA carries:
- the LOC125043600 gene encoding teneurin-1-like, with the protein MACGNSGLVLRLLLLITCSLTQAESDGNTSCEDLGTKNSHFDCTDAGEVQCVDGWEGEECDIPICREGCDPVHGYCTQPGECRCSLGWRGEHCSECTPLPGCQHGYCNSTSFECLCEEGWDGLFCSQPICKEGCHATRGYCDLPGECKCRIGWGGDTCQECKPLPGCINGQCTKPLECRCDPGWTGLFCQTPVCAANCSKDHGACVEPGECRCDVGWWGENCDTCFPYPGCKQGYCTEPWECVCNPGWIGMLCDQPDNGGYCSEHTEACLNGGTCIDVPGARNFTCSCPSLFTGQRCDYLADLDQTTSSSSPETSADPDSVQVVTADSSSPKGTYSLLQPTPVPGRASRMNLTKDERRLLLQNTARISFRRPKLVSATDKSGGLPFKVFERKLIPLPVFLPRVSEIIPGKEGPVRLFKTIEKKPTPILVLDNVSQDEKENMLITKASPEEDAQAPDDNQLDENRRFIRHQQGGPDPSQIVERPPSTRPPRPSPRPSDPSPESSSTLGPAQLRSAPSKLMRIRERPLLVSAQASALPRPNPVSPGTLRTRTTPLQQSQASSKPTTTSTSTTTTERSNAPPQEEPAWSSSEAALEGRELPAEPQTYYEQNSNGRVHIGDVSEVDEGAPHEEIYDAFIELKKV; encoded by the exons ATGGCCTGTGGGAACTCCGGGTTAGTGCTCCGTCTGCTCCTACTGATTACCTGCTCCTTGACCCAAGCAGAGAGCGACGGGAACACG AGCTGCGAGGACCTGGGCACGAAGAACAGTCACTTCGATTGCACTGACGCGGGCGAGGTGCAGTGCGTCGACGGCTGGGAGGGCGAAGAGTGTGACATCCCTATCTGCCGCGAGGGATGTGATCCTGTGCACGGCTACTGTACTCAGCCGGGGGAGTGTCGGTGTTCCTTAG GATGGCGTGGTGAGCATTGCAGCGAGTGCACGCCATTGCCAGGTTGTCAACACGGCTATTGCAACTCAACTAGCTTCGAGTGCCTGTGCGAGGAAGGTTGGGATGGCCTTTTCTGTTCTCAAC cCATATGTAAAGAAGGTTGTCACGCCACTAGAGGCTACTGCGACCTGCCTGGGGAATGCAA ATGTCGCATCGGCTGGGGCGGCGACACGTGCCAGGAGTGCAAGCCGCTGCCCGGCTGCATCAACGGGCAGTGCACGAAACCCTTGGAGTGCCGCTGTGACCCGGGCTGGACGGGACTCTTCTGCCAAACGC CTGTCTGCGCCGCGAACTGCAGCAAAGATCACGGTGCATGCGTGGAACCAGGAGAATGCAG GTGTGACGTCGGTTGGTGGGGCGAGAACTGTGATACTTGTTTCCCGTACCCTGGCTGCAAACAAGGGTATTGCACAGAGccctgggagtgtgtgtgtaatcctgGGTGGATAGGCATGCTCTGTGACCAGC CTGACAACGGCGGTTACTGCAGCGAGCACACAGAGGCGTGCCTGAACGGCGGCACGTGCATCGACGTGCCCGGCGCCCGGAACTTCACGTGCTCGTGCCCGTCCCTCTTCACGGGGCAGCGCTGCGACTACCTGGCCGACCTGGACCAAACGACGTCTTCATCCTCGCCGGAGACTTCCGCAGATCCCGACAGCGTGCAGGTCGTGACGGCCGATTCATCCTCGCCAAAGGGCACGTACTCCCTGCTGCAGCCCACCCCCGTGCCGGGGAGGGCCTCACGCATGAACCTGACGAAGGACGAGCGACGCCTCCTCCTGCAGAACACGGCCCGCATTTCCTTCCGGCGCCCGAAGCTCGTTTCGGCGACCGACAAGTCTGGCGGTCTGCCGTTCAAGGTGTTCGAGAGGAAGCTGATTCCGCTGCCGGTGTTCCTGCCGCGCGTCAGCGAGATCATTCCCGGCAAAGAGGGCCCCGTGCGCCTCTTCAAGACCATCGAGAAGAAGCCCACGCCCATCCTCGTCCTGGACAACGTGTCgcaggacgagaaggagaacaTGCTCATCACGAAGGCCTCCCCGGAGGAGGACGCCCAGGCCCCGGACGACAACCAGCTCGACGAGAACCGGCGCTTCATCCGACACCAGCAGGGCGGGCCGGACCCGAGCCAGATCGTGGAGAGGCCACCGAGCACCCGGCCCCCACGCCCCTCGCCACGCCCCTCGGACCCTTCACCGGAATCCTCCTCCACTTTAGGTCCGGCTCAGCTAAGGTCTGCGCCCTCGAAGCTCATGAGGATCCGCGAACGGCCGCTCCTCGTCAGCGCCCAGGCCAGCGCCCTGCCCAGACCCAACCCGGTCAGCCCCGGCACTCTCAGGACGCGCACGACGCCGCTGCAGCAGTCCCAGGCCAGCAGCAAACCCACGACGACCTCCACGAGCACGACGACCACCGAGCGGTCGAACGCGCCGCCGCAAGAAGAGCCCGCTTGGTCGTCGAGCGAAGCTGCGCTGGAGGGCCGGGAGCTGCCCGCAGAACCGCAGACTTACTACGAGCAGAACTCCAACGGGCGCGTCCACATCGGCGACGTGAGCGAGGTGGACGAGGGCGCCCCGCACGAGGAGATCTACGACGCCTTCATCGAACTGAAGAAAGTGTGA